The genomic window CCACTTGAATAGGAAAATGAGCCCGTGTACTggcctaaaaaataaaattgataggAATAAAAACAACTGTATGGAGGAAAAGCATCAAAGCCAGAAACACATACTATAATTGAACCATATGCTGCTACAGTAATTGTTAATCATTTCTTTCTAAACACTAGGAGCTGACACTGGAAATTTTGGACCTGTTCTTTTAATTAGGCAGAACATACTTCAGACTTCTTTCCACGTATGCTAAACAATTGCAGTCTGAATTGGCATTTAGTAGTTTTCATAAGTCAGGACCAGTTTTTCTGGTCACTATAATAATTGCACAACGTCCTTTTGAATTTATTAGTGAttgggaaatattttgataGCTTTTTACCAATCGCATATATGAGCTGGAACTAAATTTTTGATACTCATTTTAGGCttacataaaatattcaaagaacAGAGCAGCTCTTGTGAAACTTCACACTTTGACATATCACTCCAAGAAGAcacttttctcttcttctaaAACCATGTCTTGCTATTCAGACTACTTGTCTTGCACTGAAAATAGCTTTTACCGCATGTGGCACCGCATTCAGTACCCACAGCTACATTAAAGCAAAAACTTATTCATCGTATCAGTTCAAAATTGAGGTTATCTCCACAAAGGCGCCACAAAAGGTTTGTTTGCAAGAAGTGAACATGGTACTGTGCTACATAAGAAACTCTTCTGAACCTCTGACAGCATTAGCAGTAGGTCTGTTGCGGGAATTTGAAAAATGCTACATGTTAATGTATTATTAAACATCTTCAAGTTACAATGTTGTATCTGTagatgggaaggaaggaagctggTGAAGACTCAAGATACACAACTGACAGTAAAAACAAGCAATGCTATAACTTTATGGGCAAAACAGGGAAGATTCCAATGGAGCACCAGATGAAGTGTATGGCTCAGGCAGCAAATAATCCACTACTGAAGTAACATTTCTGCCATTCAGGTGCCACTTgcaaaatacctttttatattctttttatatatatatatatatatatatatataaatatatacacataattattttttttgtgagacAAAAAGAATCTAAAATCATACCTTCCATATTGATTGCTACCTCtctggaaaaattaaatatataaacgTAGCTTAACTGCACAGCAGTAGAATGTGGCCTAGGCTGGatgattttttctcttaaaatattgcTTGCAAACACAGATTAACACTTAATGCATAATGGAGAGAAGGGCAAGTGAATTACTGCTGCCGAATGAAGACAGCCCTGTTACAAATGATATCAGTCATCGTCAGTTATGACACGACTATTTGCCTTCACACACAGTTCTGTAGGAAAGATGGATAACACAAGTGCCTAGCTCcagtaaattaatttaagaCAGCAGATAAAATGCCATGTTAtgcagggaagaagggaggtaagttttaaaaaagcaacGACCAAAAGTTAAGCAACTTGTGAAAGGATGTAATTCAAGCCAATGACAAAGTCATCAGCAGATTTTCACGTTCTAGTTGCTATTATCATCTCTTCCCATAAACAGAAAAGCCATCTTACATACCAATGCATTAATAAAAGGTCATTTAATTACCAAGTACTTGATTAAATTAGGACTACAGGGAATGGCCTcgagttgcaccaggggaggttcaggttgggaatgaggagacatttctcctcaggaagagcagtcaggcgttgggatggggtgcccagggaggtggcggagtcactgtccctgaggggggtttaaggaaaggttggacctggtgcttagggacgtggtttagtgggaaTATTGGTGGTAGAGGGACTGtaggaccagatgatcttggaggtcttttccaaccttaatgattccatAAATCAAGATCCTAATTAATTTCTGgggaaattaggaaaaaaaaaaaaaaagaaaagccacctTCCTGAGTTCAGTACATTTCTTTTGGAGAGTTCACACGAGCGTAAACTTAGAAAATATGcatgtcagaaaagaaagctccttacttcagtttttcaaaattttctggCTCCAAGCTCCAAATTTCTTCAACTTGTGCTCCTCTACAACCTGAATGAGAAAAGAGAGGTTTTCTCAGGTGCTGCACTTAAAAGGCgcataatgaataaaaaaagggaagattGATCTATTAGTtaaacagaaacacaagcaAAGTGGACTAGactttgtgaggaaaaaaaaaaaagaaatgagatgcGACAGGAATTATAAATTAACaggcaaaatgattttgtttctaTCACCAAACGCCCCACAGACTGCCCCGCCGACACCACCACGCACCCCCTGTGCTGCCAGAGCTATAAAACGCGCGTCTATTAAAATTTCACCTCTGAGGAGCGGAGGCAGCCCCAAAAGGCTGCCCACCCCCTACCTccatccccacctcccccctgccctctgctcctccGCCGGGAGGCTCCGAGCCCCCTCAGAGGCCGTCCCGCTGCCCCTTCCCGCCCTCCTTCCCTCACCGAAGCCCTTGATGAGCTCGGTGAAGACGCCGGGGTCGCTCTCCATCAGGCACCACTCCCCGGCGCTGCTGCCTCCCgacatggcggcggcggcggctcggaGCCCTGAGGGGACGGAGCGAGCGCGCGAGGGCCGCCAGCAGCGGCACCGGCTCCGCGGCAAGGCCGAGGCGCGGCGCTCCCTTcccggcagcccccgcagcccaGCTCCggggcggggacggggacggggccggggatgggacggggccggggccgctcccgCCTCCATCCGGGCACTGGGGGCGGCCCCATCCGGGGCCCGGGGATGCTGTCAGGGCGCCGCCGGGCGGAGCTGCTGGAGGCGGCCGTGGGGAGCCGGGGAGCGGCCGCGGGAGCTGCCGCGGGAGCTGCTGCCCCGCCTGGCCCAGCCGCCAGCCGGGcgggccctgccctgccctgagGTCTCGGAGGCAAgtggggggctgaggggcgggggtgaggatggggggggatgagggagaggatggggggcgctgagggggtCAGAGGGGGAATAAGGGGGACTAAGGGGGCCTGCGGGAGGGCTGAGGGGGTTATTGGGGGGATCAGGGGGTTATTGGGGGGATCAGGGGGTTATTGAGAGGATCAGGGGGTTATTGAGGGGATcagggggttttggggggaatCAGGGGGTTATTAAGGGGATcagggggttttggggggaatcagggttttttggggggaatcAGAGGGTTactggggggctgggggccgtTCAGGTGCCTGCTCGGGGCTGGTGGTTTCCAGAGGCACAGGCGCAGCCCTCAGCTCCTTCTCCATCCTCGGTTTCGGGCTGGTTTCAGCCTCGCCAGAGCAGAGTGGGCGAGCGCGGTTTCTCCCAGGACAAAGCCTATATGGTTTTGAAGAATTTGAGGGCGATTTGAAGTATTGTCTTTAAACTTTCAGcgcgattttttttttttgcccccacAAACATCCAGCTTAGCACAAGTCTAACCCTGTGTGCTTTCACTGCAAAGCTTATATCATCGCTGCTAACCTAGCAGTTTAAGAACTTAAAGACCATGGTTCTGTTAAAGCTTTCTGcttaaagtatatattttttcgTATGTACCTGGAGCTTGTGCTGTAAGGCATCCCTTAAGAAAACCAGGAGTGATTTGGAGTAGTCGCAGAAAACGTGACCGAGGCTAACTCGGCCGTGTTATGGTACAGTGGCACATGGGTATCGACTGTCAGTCAAGGCTTAACCATCGGATAGGCTGTTTAGTGCCAGGCAAACCCATATTTTacttacagatttatttatgttatgttTAGAATATATAAAAACTCCTTCCCTGTGGAAAACAGTCTGGTGGATTATGGTTTACGTTTGATAAAATTCATCTGCATGGAGAATCTATGCTTACAAATGTCTAAAAGATACATATAAAATTGATTAATTAATGctttaccaaaacaaaaccacaatgctttaccaaaacaaaaccacaataaTTTAACTTCAACATTTTAGTTTGAATCGTTGATATGCATATTCTCCCATTGGTGGGAACTGGGCATTGTCAAGCTGGGCAGGTTcatatcatttttcttccattaataatttaatttgttataAAGTGTCTACTCTGCAACTTTTAAGGCTTTTCACACTGCTGTCTGCATTCAAACAGCTCAGAAGTTGGACATGGTTATGGAAGCAGAATATTCCTGCTGAATCCTCCATGAGTACTCAAAATTCAAGTTCACTGTTGCAGCTCAGTAGATGAGGAGTAGGGTTTTGGTAGGGCAGACACTCGCTGTGTACTTGCATTTATCCAGCTGTGGGAGTGAAAGCTGTGTGCATTTACAGGTgttaaaggaggaaaataacCTTGAAGACTGGGCAGGGGAGAGAGACTAGTTAGCAAGATGGAACACCTTTGGGAACTTGTAAggctgaaatataaaacagaatcTAGAAGTGGCCACCATGATTTAATTAGTTCAACACTGAATAAGGGTGTTAAGGAATTTATACTTTGTATTAGGACCCAGAACATGGTGTTGATTTGAACCTCTCTCAGTCCGTGAGGCAGCAATGAACCATTTGAGAGATGTCTGTTTTGTATCCTAGATACAGGTAATTGGAAGCATGCTAATTGGAAagcattaataattttattatttggcTGTTATTCATCTAGAAAATTAGAAAACGTTTCAGAAGACTTGTAAGCGTTATTGGGAGAAACACTGCAGTTAATTCATTCCATTGTGAAATACTATGTGCCATCCAACAAGAAGACTTAGAAGGctgaatgaaaatgaaggtgGAAATCATAAGAGTGTAAAACAGTATCTGTTTTTATAGCTCTATGAATATTCCTAAGAAAGCCAATTAAAGAGCTAAGTGTCAGAAAAACTAGAAGTGTGTATTGGTAactggctttttaaaatacGGATGTTTGTGTCAGAAGGCAATAGGTGCTGCGGTTCACCTGTCACTTTTCAGCACTATGAGTCCATACAAAGGCCTAGCTATTTGAGTGAACATAAAAATCGTCCATTAGTAACATAAATGAATGGTATTTGTTATGTAATGTAACACAGAAGTGTACCAGGAGAATTTTCTTACCTGGTGGTTTGCTCTAAATTTCTTTAGTGCAATAAAATTTTAACGTGACAGCATGTTcccacttaaaggaattttgcttttcaggagGATGGAAATACTAATCTTGCATTATAATACTTcataaacagcaacaacaacaaaatttcaAATCAGATAACTATTAACtgtaattttagaaatgttaaaattctttcatttaGGTTTTGTTCCCGTTCTCAGGGTGGTGATGATAATGATAGCTAATGTGTGATGGTGACTAGAAGACAAAGCATGTGAGGACATCGTAATTGGGTGTAGTCCAAGTGAGACAGCGAGTGGACGTATCGGATGGAACccatgcaaatggaaaaatatagggaaaaatacaaaaatattaaaagaaatgctCATATTTTGTAATATAATCCTCAGGGACATACATAACAATCAGTGGGATCATAAATGTTTTGATTCACTGAAGGCATGGCCCTTCCAGTTCAGCTTAAGTCTTGGTAGCCCATAGGTGGGTGAAAATAGTTTTCCCATTAGCTTTGTTACAGTGCAGTAATATTTGTTATGGTACAGATGAGAAAGACACAACAAGCAATTATTCTGTACGTTCCATATATATGGAGATCTACCTGCTCAGGCATGATCCTTTATGCATTACATTCTTACTTATACTTCAAGATAATGGTGTTTTTCAGTATCTTCTCACACActcaggtgttttgtttttttttttggttggttggcttttttccctgaaaaatacACTAATGCGTTTCTgatttctggatttttgtttggattttctATGTTTATTATGGAACATTACCTACTGCGTAATGAAACCAACTAATtgaaatatactgaaaaaagacatttgtttaagtgtttatttgtttaatgtgtttaagacatttaaaacaaactgatATGGTACTCATGCATTGCAAATACCACTCTTgttattttcagtgtatttgcATCCTTCAGATGTCAGTGAAAAAGTTGGATGAACTATGATGTATTTAAATGGCTTTGGCAGGAAACCTGGTTAGAATATTTAAGTAATATTAAGtaatgagaaaaacagctgaGCTCCAATGCTCTGAATAATATAGTTAAAGATgttttttagttaatttttaattgaaacttgctttttaaaatctggtaCGAGCATTTggcttctatttattttttattattttagcagCATGTAGAACATAATGGGACCACTGGTgattgttcattttgtttgttcttattgttattattattatttttttaaattctggatGCAGACAGCACGTCATTGCACGTGGGCAAGAATGGAGGAAGGCAGTCTGTAGTCTcatgcaaagaaaggaaaatttggtGTCAAAGAGGAAGTACAGAAGTTGTTTGTAAATAAGTACGTTACTCCCCTACACTGGGGAAGAAGTCTTTGTCTGCATTAGTGATATTTATTTGCGCTAACTTATCGTGGTCAATTGTGTTTATCTTCGGTACCCAAAAAAGCACATCAGAGGAAGGTAtctgcaataattaaaaaatgccaaatggatttctttgaaatgtcatttgtatgtgcatattttaaaatctacatAGAGTTTGATGGATTGCAATATTGGtactgtgtgtttgtgtgtgtgtgtaagttGGTACCTCTTTAAGCTATTTAGAGTCTCTTTACTGAGGAAACTGAATTTGTTGTTGTCATGTTGATGTTTTGGGGCTAGTGATGATAgtgggggttggaattagatggcctttaaggtccctccccccaaaaaacattctgtgatgatggattttcttcctgtaaCCCTGCTGATTTCGATTCAcctgcatttatttcagtttgtgtatTACAGGTTAAACAGTATCATGCTAAATGTTGTTTGAGCAAGAAGAGTGTTGTTGCCTACAATTACTGCTGCAGAACTCTTGCAACTCAagagtttataaataaataaacctgaaaGGCTCAGACTCTGGATTTTCATGGTGTTCCCTTGCTTTTTAgcttaaaatgtaaaacagtACAAGACTTGCTAATATGTCCGTGTCTTGGATCTCACTTGAAACAGCAGACTGAGCCTGTAATAaagagatctttttttcttgagctaCTGCCAGTTGCTAAAAAGCTGTTGTGAAAGCCTCACTGAAGCCCACCATATTTAAACTCTCACAAAGTCTTCTGACTACCtaattttgcagtattttactCAATTATTTTAGCATCACCTTTCTTCACTTGGTCAGTATGACCAGCGCTTCTGCGAAATAGAGTGGGACAAGATCTGAGTTCTGACCAAATTCCAGTATACAATCCAAAAACCTACTAAGGAAACTAGTGGCAAAGGGGAATGGTGCCAGCAATATTTTCTGTACGCCACTGATTGTGGTAAAGTAGCTTCTAGCTTGGTTTTAGGGAAACAAATTTATCACCATTATAACAcagagattctttttttttccttcttctttttcctgtaactGGTATTTGTTATTGCACACTGAGAGCGGACTCTTAATAGGTTTACGAAGGAAAAATTATAAATCTATGAGTATGATCCATACATTCAGATAAGAAGCAATAAAAGGATATAGTCATCAAGTTCTCACAGTActtttaaataagctttttattaATCTTTCAACAGACGTTTGGAAGTGTAAACAATGGAGGACGAGGCAAACCAAGTGCAATCCCTGAATGAAAAGCAGGTGCCTAACTCCGAGAGTGGTTATGTGTGGCACGTCACCGATACGAATCGACTGCATCGTTTCTTGTGTTTTGGTTCAGAAGGTGGTACTTACTGCACCAAGGAGCAGAagctgtgctttgaaaatgcagaagctTTAACAAGGCTAATTGAAGAGGGTAGAGGTTGTGAAGTTGTTCAAGAAATAAAGACATTCAGTCAAGAAggcagaacagcaaaacagGAGCCCCTGCTTTTTGCTCTTGCAATCTGTTCGCAGTGTTctgatgcaaaaacaaaacaagccgCGTTTAAAGCTGTTCCTGAGGTGTGTTGCATACCAACTCATCTCTTTACTTTCATCCAATTTAAAAAAGATCTGAAGGAGGGCATGAAATGTGGCATGTGGGGCCGTGCACTGAGGAAAGCTGTTGCAGATTGGTACAATGGAAAGAATGGCATGGCTGTTGCTTTAGCAgttacaaaatataaacaaagaaGTGGTTGGTCTCATAAAGATCTCCTGAGATTGTCCCACCTAAAACCTGCCAGTGAAGGTAATATGCTTTTAATTTCCCTAGAAATACTATGTTTTAAGCCTCTTATATTTATTGTGGAACTATTTTGGAAACACTGGTACCAGTGTAGAATGATGACATATTGGTGATCATATCCTGGAACTGAGTGATCACATCAGAAATATAACTGTTTATCTTCAGAGGTAAACAGggtttatttcttgttttgctctGCGCATGTcaagaaaaggtaaaataatacaattcCCTCACTTTGTTGCTATCTAGCTTACAAATgatgaaataaacttttttcaTCATTTGGGAAGATCTGTTGGTTTAGAACGAATTAGGCTCCTGGCTTATGAAGAGAATAAAACAGCTGTTCTAACTTGTATGGGGATGACCTCATTTAGCTGGTCAGCAGGTCTGGGAAATTCCATttatggtggtggtggttgtttttaacaaaaaaatgctCTAACTTGTTTGCTTGCCAGAAAGATAAATGCCAATATGAAGAAGGTAATCCtgactggaaaatatttttctataggAATTGCTATAGTCACTAAATACATTACCAAAGGGTGGAAAGATGTCCAAGAAGCTTATAAAGACAAAGCAGTTTCTGCTGAGACTGAAAAACTTCTAAAGTATCTGGAGGCTGTGGACAGGGTGAAACACACAAAAGATGAATTGGAAGTTACTCATTTAATAGAGGAATATGGTCTGGTTAGAGAACATCTACTGACAAACCATCTGAAATCTAAAGAGGTAGGTAAACTTCAGGAGCTTTGTATTCTCTTTAGAGTTAACACTTCTTAGAGTATTACGTCTtgatttccattaaaaaagcccttatggtttattttttccaagtttatTTACACAAGTggctaatttaaaaataataaatatctctttcatttattttataacttgaacgtttattttaaaatacagttatttaatGTGCAGATGTCAGTTTTTGTACTTGGgaatctcatctttttttttttttctccttctttgaTCATAGGTTTGGAAGGCATTGCTGAAGGACATGCCCATTTCTGTATTATTGAGAAATTTAGGAAAGATGACAGCAAATTCAGTGCTTGAACCAAGAAGCTCAGAAGTGGCAATAATATGTGAAAGactaagaaatgagaaattattaaaaaaggtaagaaatttttcatgatttttacttttaaccCCTTCTAACTTGCATTTCTTCAGGCAACCTCTTTACAGAATaaaagagagattatttttaagaaatgtgtagcttattcttaaaaaacacccaaacaacaacagaaaacccaCGCAACAGTAGTGGAATTGCTGCCCCTTGataataaaactttaatttctcatttgattttttttgcccCTATTTCCAAAACTTTACAAATGAAGTGTATTGACGGCTAGgttcttttcttaatttaagTTTGAGGCAAGCTTTGCTTGTTGGGTTCATCCATTGCTCCTGAGTGTTGTAATTTAGaatgaacaaacacaaaaagtGAGTGGAAGCCACTCTTCTAGGATCCTaggaaatgaatgaagaaactagcacagcagctgagagaaaaagTGACAAGGAGACTGGCTCCTTTCagagtgctttatttttttcagaggtaatgcaataagagggaaaagagggttCCAATAGAATTCATTGCAAGATTCTGGAACGGGAATGAGGTTCATCATTGGATGATGATAAAGAAGCTACTTTACCTGTAACTGACAGCTATCAGTTCATGctacagctttaaaaaagacTGCACAAACCTTTTGAACAAATTGAAGTAAACAGATCTTGCAGTAGGATCTTTTTAgtttgtgttgccttttttgtttgtttgtttgtttgagttCATACTACGTAAAACTTactgttgatttattttgtctgtagGGTAGAATACATCCATTCCATATATTGGTTGCATTAGAAACCTATAAAGCTGGACATGGAAACAGAGGGAAGCTTTGGTGGCGTCCTGATGAAGACATTTTAGAAGCTTTAGATGCTTCGTTCTACAAAACTTTCAAGGTAATAAATAAAGTTCTTGAATTCACTAAGCTCTTTGagaagtctctttttttttctgaaagcttataaaataatatagaaaaatTTGTTGGGTGGATAATATTTTGAGAACCTCGTAATAAAAATCTTAGTAATGGGGATTTTATTAAACagaggacaaaaacaaaaataaaaacaaaaactgtcatATATTCAACTTTTGGCAATGTTATGGTCCTAATGTTGCCccaaaaacaactaaaaaaaaaaaaacacaccacactTCTATGAttgaaagtagaaaaagaaagaaattaatatattatgtagatattttcttatttttttctttttcttttagacaaTTGAACCGACAGGGAAACGTTTCTTACTTGCAGTTGATGTCAGTGCATCAATGACCCAAAAAGTGTTGGGCAGTGTGCTGAATGCTAGCACGGTTGCAGCGGTGATGTGCATGGTGAGGCGTTaaacttcttttatttgtaGCTGTTTGCAGCTTGAGCTTCACTTTTGATACAAAGGTACTCTAAAACTGGTTAGAAACCAGAAGGAAGTtgatatatataattttttgttattatttttgctacCGAAGGTGTGGCTTTATGGTAGACCAGATGCTTAAAGCAGCCAGATTCAGAAAGGTCACTTTAAAAAAGCTGGTTTCCAGTTTTAATCAAAGTGGTTGAGGCTGCTTTTTTACCTattgaaactgaaaatacattggggagaaaaaaagaaacaaacaaacaaacaaaaaaccaaaaaaaatccagaagcaTTGATAATTTAATACAGATTGGATTGAGGAATTTTGGGATAATTTGAGCTATCAACACTGACTTTGTATCACAATTGCTTTTACCTCAGTTTGATATTCTAAAGCTTCTTGTGCATTTATATTAGAGTGGAACTTGTTTGCATTGAAAAATGTTCAGTGTTTTATGTCaaagaggggagagaagaaataGGAAAGGATTTTTAGTTACAGTAATGAGaacatttctgcagctctgattTTGCACTGTCTATTCACAGTAGTATTACGAAGTATTTAAAGTATAGAGTGAAGCTTTAGCGTATATAATGAGCCATGCTGACTTACATACAAAAGGGTATGATGCCTCTTCAGCAGGGAATGCCTTGATTCAGTCAGGAAAAGttctaaataacatttttatttttcgtCTTCCTCTTTCTCAGGTTGTAGCACGTACTGAGAAGGATTCCCATATCGTTGCCTTTTCACATGAAATTGTCCCTTGCCCTGTGACAGCTGATATGACGTTACCTCAAGTTTTAGTGAAAATGTATGaagtatgtaaaaataattgaaaaaaatgcattgcttttttttttttttcttctagtacTGTGATTAGTCTGTATCTGTATAGTAGaatgctgtgtatttttttttctcccttttatttaGGGGAAGTCCAGCAAATGTCATTATTTCAACTGCCTGAATattaaataaagtaatttaGAATGGCATTGCTAGATCACAATGGCttaatttgaaaacaataaCTTCAGTtatgtcattattttatttatttaagtgaaatgaatgagtgaactgttgttttgttgtttaacaAAGACAATTCTGTATGTGATATACCACGAGGCTCacataaaaagtaattttccatGAGTTACTAACTTCTGTAGTAATGTGTtccatgtatacatatattttttttttccttttaagattCCAATGGGTACGACTGATTGTTCCCTTCCAATGATATGGgctcagaaaacacagacagCTGCTGATGTCTTCATTGTATTTACTGATAATGAGACATTTGCTGGAAATACTCATCCTGCAACAGCTCTTAGAGAGTACAGGGAGGTAAATATGCTTCTGAGTGCTTGCAATTGATGAATGCAGTATAGAATAAACACTAGTTCTCTACATGTTTTACAGATTAAACAAGTTGTTGCAATCTGCCGTAAATAATAATCTCGATAttgttaaaaacataaattctaTGCTTAGGCTGAATTAGTGGAAGTAATTGCTCACATTCAAAGCCATTGAATTGAAAAAAGGATTTGTAATTAACCTACTTTGCTAGCTGTACTTGCAATATCAGTGAAAATTTGTTTGGTATTGAGACAGTGCATGAATTTCtacattctataattctgtaaTTGATTCTGAATTTTATAAttgatgaaataatttttttacagGAAGCTCTTAAATAATGGTACTGTGCTCCCAGAATTAAATTCAACTT from Aythya fuligula isolate bAytFul2 chromosome 8, bAytFul2.pri, whole genome shotgun sequence includes these protein-coding regions:
- the RO60 gene encoding 60 kDa SS-A/Ro ribonucleoprotein, with the translated sequence MEDEANQVQSLNEKQVPNSESGYVWHVTDTNRLHRFLCFGSEGGTYCTKEQKLCFENAEALTRLIEEGRGCEVVQEIKTFSQEGRTAKQEPLLFALAICSQCSDAKTKQAAFKAVPEVCCIPTHLFTFIQFKKDLKEGMKCGMWGRALRKAVADWYNGKNGMAVALAVTKYKQRSGWSHKDLLRLSHLKPASEGIAIVTKYITKGWKDVQEAYKDKAVSAETEKLLKYLEAVDRVKHTKDELEVTHLIEEYGLVREHLLTNHLKSKEVWKALLKDMPISVLLRNLGKMTANSVLEPRSSEVAIICERLRNEKLLKKGRIHPFHILVALETYKAGHGNRGKLWWRPDEDILEALDASFYKTFKTIEPTGKRFLLAVDVSASMTQKVLGSVLNASTVAAVMCMVVARTEKDSHIVAFSHEIVPCPVTADMTLPQVLVKMYEIPMGTTDCSLPMIWAQKTQTAADVFIVFTDNETFAGNTHPATALREYREKMGIPAKLIVCGMTSNSFTIADPDDRGMLDICGFDTGALDVIQNFILDLI